GAGCCCGGTCCCGGAGGACGCCCCCGTCGAGGCGACCGAGCTGAAGGTGCTCCGGCTCATCAAGGGCGGATGACAGGCGACGACGCCGACAGCACCGCAGACAGCGCCGTCGACAACACCGCCGACAGCGCCGGCGCCGCGTCCATCCGGCCCGCCCGCGGCGACGACGCCGACGCGGTCCGCCGACTCTTCGACGCCGCGATGCTCTCGGTTCCGGACGACCTCGCCGACCGCGTCGCCGGCGGCGACGCGCTGGTCGCCGTCGACGCCGACACCGCAGGCGAGACCGACGACCCTGCCGTGATCGGGGCGCTCGTGCTCGCCGACAGTCACATCGACGCGATCGCGGTACGAAAGCGCCGGCGGGCCGACGGCGTCGGCACCGCCCTCGTCGCGGCGGCCGCCGGGCGGACCGACGGGCCGCTGACGGCGACGTTCCGGCCGCAAGTGCGGCCGTTCTAC
This genomic stretch from Halobaculum roseum harbors:
- a CDS encoding GNAT family N-acetyltransferase translates to MTGDDADSTADSAVDNTADSAGAASIRPARGDDADAVRRLFDAAMLSVPDDLADRVAGGDALVAVDADTAGETDDPAVIGALVLADSHIDAIAVRKRRRADGVGTALVAAAAGRTDGPLTATFRPQVRPFYESLGFEIEERDGRLFGTLARADAGDAPE